From the Companilactobacillus ginsenosidimutans genome, the window ACTATGTAGACAACAAATACCTAGATAGTAGTTTTTCAAAAAACTTGGTCATGATTTATAAAATAGATGATACCAAAAATGTATATCTAATCTTGAATACACCTGCCATTCTCAAAGGCGATACACTGTATCAACCTGCAGATGACGACGATGAACCACATGGAGATCCAATTCAAGATGACGTGTCATTTGACGACTTAGAATCTGAAGATGAAGAAACATTTAATGACGATATCAAAAATCTTTATGGCTTTGTATTTGAACTTAATTAGTTATTCATACATCGCCAGATAATCTTAAAAATTATTCACGATAAGTGTTTCCGCCACATCGAAATGATGTGGTTTTTTTATACCTTTATTATTTTAGAGAAGGGATTATATGATTTCTCTAAAAAAATCCCAATGTCAAATACTGACATTGAGATTTTCTATGATTTTTATTGATTTGCCATTGTATTGTTTATATCATCAAGAACAACTTGTCCATCTGAATCTTTACGGAATTTAAATTTAAAAACTGAGCCTTCTTTTTCATCGAAACGAATTTTGTAAGTTCTGTTGTTTACTCCTCCAAGTCTGTGATAAAAGCTGCTCTTAAAATAAATTAATTTCTTTTCTTGACCAGGTAGAACAATGACACTATTGTGTGCTTCTGGAGTATATGTAGCTAAATACTCTTTTGAATTTGTATTCTCTTGCCATGTGTCATTGATATATTTCTCTTGAGTTCTTTCGTCAATCAGTTTTCTATTTAGAATTGCTGGTGCATCTCCAGAATTAACTACAACCACTTTATATCCTTCGTTATCATCAGAATCATCCTCTGATTCTTGATTATTAACAACTTCAAAATACAGCTTAGGCTTCTTAACCTGCGTAACTCTAATAGCTCTATAAGCAAAATACACTGTTAGAACTGTAGCAATCGCAGAAATAAAATCCGAAATACTTCCCCATGAACCCATATAAATCTCCTCCATTATAAATATATTTATATAATGTATTATAGATTAAATAAATTATTTATCTAGGAGAATAAAAAATTTCATTCAGAAAAATTAGATATCAGTACAATTTCATTGATTTCATGATAATAAATTATTAATATGATACTATTATATGAGATTTTTCATATATGTTATCGGGGGATAATTCATGAATCAATATCAAAGGAACTATCAATACGATCAAAGAAAACGTGACAAAAAAACTATCATCAAAGTTATACTAATAATTTTTGTAAGTGTAGCTGTTGGTCGATTCATATTTAATAGTGGAAGTGGAACTGACAGCACTTCTGCTGACTCAATTTTTTCAGATTTCAATCCTTCATTCGTAAATTCTTCTAATGGTGGAACGGTTAAGATAACCAATGATGAGTATGCTGATTTACAAGAACGAGTTGTAAAATACGAAGCACATTTTGCCGGTATTGATGAAAGTTCAATCCCGTCGTCATTCTTTAAGCCCAATCAATTTACTTCACCATATGGTCCCGAGGATGTTTTCGAGAATGTCGCAGATAGTGACAAACTTTCAGATCAAGAATACGACTTGCTTCAACACGTTATGCAAACTAAGCTTGAGATTGATCCAGAGGATGGTATAGAAGCTGGTGATGTGGTTACTTTTTCAATCACCGATGACAGTTCTGATCCATACTTTGACGATATAACTAAAGATATTAAAGTTACAAGTCTCGAATAACTAATGAACACAAAAAATAGCCTTCCAAATCAACTGATTTGGAAGGCTATTATTTTATTCTCCAGCCACTAACTTAATAGCAGCATTAACATCATCTTTTTCATCTTGTATCAAACCAACACGGCTTTCGATGATACTGATATCCATCTTGATTTCTCGTGTTAGACCTGGTGTATTAATCTTTGGTTCAAAGAATGCTTTGAATTCTTGCAAGCGCTCTGGTGTGCGGAAGACGCTCATTGCTACTGTGATGTAGGTTGTGAATTCCATGTCACCACCTACTGTATCTTCGAGCCACTTCCAGTCGTTTCTTAGCCAATCCCAAGCTGCTTGTTCACCATCGGCGTTATTTAATACACCGCTGAACCAAGCACGTAGGTCTTGAGGTTTGATTGTGTCGGCGTCTTCGAATTTCTCGATTAGCTTGGCAATCAATTTGGCATCTTTGGTACTTGTGATGGCAACACATAAGTCCGACTTATAACTTGGGTCAGTTGTCTTACGATATTGATCCAACAAGTCGTTGAATAAGTCTTCGCTACCATAATTCTTCATTTCGTTTCTCAATACGAAAATACGAATATCAGCAGGTAGCGTTGCTAGACTGTCCTTATTTGCTTCGAATAATTCGTGAGCAGACTTCAATGCTTCAGGGTTTTCTGCATACAAGGCAGCATTCAAAATAGCTGGACGCGTCAATTGATCATCAATCGTCTCATCAGCTTTTTGCGACCAACCCAAACGTGTCAATTGCTTGGCACTCAAGTTGTTGTAGAGCTTCTTCAAGTTCTTCTCTTCATCAGTGTTTGGTGTGATGAACTTGCGCAGGTTGTAGGCAAAGCGATACATTGCAGAATTTACGACGGTCGACTTGTTGTCAGCAAAATGTTTGAGCAACGGAACGACTGCTGCGTATGACATTTGACGAGATTCAGCCAACAAACGCAAGTCTTGCAAAATGGCCATTTGCGAAATCGAATCGACAGTATCGAGATTGTCCATAATATCCATCAACAAAGTCTTGTCATAACGAACGATAAAGTGAGAATTGTTGCCGACATTAACACGGAAAGGCACACCGTTAGCCTTGCGCAACTCCTCATAGTTACCGAGGTCGACCTCTTTGTTACCGAAAATCTTAGGGGCAACATCGTAATTGCTGTTCAATGGAATCTTCCATGAACGACCAGCTTCCTTGCCATCCCCAATGAAAAATTGTTGTTGAGTAAGCTTTAAATTACCGTCAACTACACGTGCTCGGACGATTGGATATCCCGGTTGTTCGAGCCAAGTGTTCATGATTGATGCGACATCCATGCCGGCTGCTTCTCCGATTGCATCCCAAAGGTCAGAACCCTTAGCGTTGGCAAATTTGTGAGCCGCAAAGTAATTCTTCAAGCCTTCACGCAATGCATCGTCACCGACCAAAGCACGCATCATAACAAGCATACGAGCACCTTTGGCATAGACGATGGCACTGTCGAACAAGGCATCAATTTCAGCTGGGTCTTCAACATTAACGTGGACAGATTGAACTCCGTCGGTGGCGTCACGTTGTAAAGCAGCTGGTACATCAGTTGTTTGGAACAATTCCCAAACATTCCAGTCGGGTTCGATGGCGTCGATAGCAACGTATTCCATCATGTTGGCGAAACTTTCGTTTAACCAGAGGTCATCCCACCACTTCATTGTGACCAAGTCACCGAACCATTGGTGAGCAAGTTCGTGAGAAATAACAGTTGCAACTAATTGTTTTGTATCAAGTGCTGTGTTGTCAGGATCGAGTAGCAAGTATGCTTCACGATAAGTTACCAAGCCCCAGTTTTCCATGGCACCGGCTGAAAAATCAGGTAGAGCTAGTTGCCATGAATGTGGTAGTGGATAAGGTGTTTGGTAGAAATCTTCATAGAATTCGATTGAACGTTTAGCAATATCAAGCGCAAAATCTAGTTCCTTAGGTTCGTGAGCTTTAGTTGAAAATACTCCAACTTTAACACCACTCTTAGTAGTGGTTTGCTTGCTTTGAAGGTCACCGAATGCGAAGGCAATCAGATAAGTAGACATGCGAACTGTAGTATCAAAGTAGTGAATACCATTTTCAGTACGTACTTCTGGCATGTTAGCCAAAATAGTTTCACCAGGTTTTTCGTCAAACTTGATGGCAAGATCAAACTTAGCTTTTGCCTCAGGTTCGTCGACACTTGGGAAAGCTTGACGTGCGAAAGTTGTCTCAAATTGTGTCCCGATGAGTTCCTTCTTCTCGCCGTCGACTTCATAATATGAAGGATAAATTCCCATCATTGAGTCGGTCAATGGAGCTTTGTACTCGACTGCTAATGTTGTCTCACCTGCTTTTGGCAAAGTTATATTGATAACTTCTTTCTTGTTATCAACATTAAATGGAACATCGTTTCCGTCTGCTTGGACTGATGCGATTTCCATATTTTTTTGTTGAATGAAAATTTGTTTATCCTTGGCTTCACCGTCAATTACCGATTTACCAGAAATTTGTTTTGTTCCACGATTGATATCGATGAAGATATCGTAATGTGTGGGTTGAAATGTATCAAAAGAATGTGTAATTCCTGTCATGTAATCCTCCTAATAGTCCGTGATAGTTTTATTATACTGCTTTGTTGGTAAAACCGAGAATTGGGTTAAACGTTCTATTTAAAACTGGTTAAACATGCCGCCTGCGGAAGAAAACGGAAAAGTCGCTGCGGGACCGCCTGGAGCCTTGGTCTCCAGGCTCGGTTTTGAACTTCGCACGGACCGCGAATTTCAAAACTCGTCCTGTGGCGTTAAGGCTCTCGCCTTATCGCCACTTTCGCTGCTGACTTTTCCGTTTTCTTCCTCCGGCTCGGGTTGAATTAATAACAAGAGTTCTTTCATAATAAAACATATATCGTTCTTTGAATCTACATGTTATGGTTGCAGTGAAAAACAATTACAATTTTATTTTTTGTAATTGTTTTTCACAAAATGAATAACCCTAACAACGTTAAAAAAATAATCGGTTAGAAGATGAAATATTTGAACAATACTGCTCGTACACACTTGATTATATCTATAGGTTCTTTCAACAACTACCAAAGCACCGAATATCAAACAAAACGTGCTTTGGACTCTATGTCTACCAAATCTTTAAGACAAAACCCAGATGACATTGCAATCTTTAACGATTCGCTGAAAGGTATCGACGCAATTAAAAAAGTTGGATTCAGTGTGGGCGGAATTATTGCAATTAACACATCATTTGACTCACCCTCTGATGAACAACCAAAATTACCTGGACATCTTAGAAACGGAAACTACAATATGGATGATAGAACTGCAATCTTAGTTAGTGATAATAATAGTGATGCTTATTTTCCACCAAATATAGTAACCAAGTCCGATTTGAAGATAATCGTGGATAAATTCAATTCGTCTTCAAAATCGGAACGTGACGCATGGAGAGTTTTTGCTGAAGTTGCCAAGCTTCAACCATTTCAAGATGGCAATAAAAGAACCGCTTTAATTGCTGCAAATTCAGCATTTGGCGCTTTATCATCTGGTGATTATCTAATTTTGCCCACTAATGACTTAGATAGAGCTGAATTCACATTAATGCTAATGAGATTCTACAGTGCTCAAGACAATAAAACTGAGGACGTTGCTTTTGAAAGGATGCTTAACGTACTTCCAAACGAAAGTGATCGTCTTCAAGAATTATCACGTCCTATTACTAAAGAGAATCCAAATAAGCTTGCTACTAGAAAAATAAAATACGAATTTCGAGAAAAAAAAGAAGGCCCAGATATTTAAAAATATCTGAGCCTCTTTCTTTATTTAACTAACTTTCCAACAATTGGTAGCTTGGGTAAAACTGTCTTTTTATGTGGAGCATTTGGGATTACTTCTGACAAGTCATTTCCGGCCACATTGCCGTGGTGCTTGCCACCGGCCCATGGTTTTACGTTGGTCATATCGTAGACGACCCCGTCAATTGCTACATATGCTGGATTTCCATCTTGTCCGTTATACTTTTTCAATTCTTCTAGAGTGAATTCTTTTTCTGCCATAATATATTCTCCTCTTTTATAAAAAAATTATATCTGTGTCCATTATGACACGTTTATCAATCTATAAACAGGACGAATAATTCAAAATTGATTTGTATCAAGTTAATGATTCCTCATTCCAGTTATTCTTTATTCATCAAATGAAAAGAGGTATTACTAATGACTGAAGTTAAAGATTATTTAGATCAACACGAAGAAAAATTGGACTTTTTCACTAATGCGATAACAATTGCTCATGGTCAAAATCACCCTGAGGTATTTGATGTTCGCAAGGAATACTTGAATTTGAAAGATGCCGTTGCTGCTAATGCGGACTTAAATAAGAATTTTGATCAGCTACGTGAGACCACTAAAAATTACGCAATTCCTAATGATGTTTGCCAAACTTTTGAAGCAACTTATCACATGTTGAAAAATGCGGACGCTATTAATGCTCGTGGATAAACTAAAGGACGCCTTATGGGTGTCTTTTTTAGTAGCCTAAATCATGTTATCAGGTAAAACTTATTGATACTTTTTGTACCAAAATGAACTATTATGAAGCTAACAAAGTAAGAGGTACATACTATGGAAACTTTACAAATGATTAGTTCACGCAAGGCGATTCGCCAATATTCTGGGCAGATTTCGGATGACCAACTTCACGAGATTTTGCTGGCGGGCAACGCTGGTCCAGTTGGATTGGGTCAATACAATGACTATCACATCACAGTTATTCAGGGTCAACTACTCCCCACTAAAGTAGGGAGCTTGTAAGAACTAATGCAACTTATTACACTAGTATCACAATTTACCTAGATACACCGTTGCCTAGATATACCGCAGTATTTCTGGGTCTTACATAGTAATTACCAAGGTCTTTAAAGTCCGCAAGTTGCCAAACGGACAGAGCATTTTTACATTGCTTTAGCTAATATGTTTTTAGCTGCGTTGTAATCACGGATGTGATGTTGAGCACAGGCAGGACAAGTCCATGTTCTATCAGAAAGGGTTAGTCTTTCTTTACCCTTCATTACGTAACCGCAATTTGAGCACGTTTGAGTGGTGTACTTTGGATCAACTGCAACAAAGGTATTTCCATACATTTCTGCTTTGTACTCAAGCATTTGTAGGAATGTCCCCCAACCAACATCACTTATGCTCATAGCTAATGCATGATTTTTTAACAAGTTTTTACTTCTTAACTCTTCAGCTACTACCAGATCGTGGTTCTTGATGAGTGCAGTAGATGTTTCATGTAAGAAGTTGGTGCGACGATTACAGATTTTATTATGTAACTGGGCAATAATTACTCTTTGTTTTTGATAATTCTTTGAGTCAAGTAATCGTCGATGTTCTTTCTTAGCTCTCAGTTGTCTTCTTGAAAGAATTCGTTGTAGCTTGGCAAGTCGTTTCTTGCTCTTTCTGTAATATCTTGGATTATCTATAACATCTCCATGCGACGTTGTTAGAAAGTTTTCTGTGTTAAGATCAATTCCAATTGAATCTCCGGGTTTGTTGTAATTCTCAACAAAGGGAGTATCAGATGCCAATTGAAGTGAGATGTAATAGTTTTCAACAGCATCCTTAGATACTGTCACAGTTCCAATACGAATATCAGAATGGTTAACAATTAGCCTTTTATGGCTTCCGGATACCCTGATACGTCCAATCAAGGAAATATTAATACGCTTGTTATCAAGAAATCTGATATTACCATTGAATAATGACGGAGTTGTAACTTTTGAAGAATATCGGTTTGGTAATTGGAAACTTCCAGAGTGTTGTTTCTTGTGGAATTTTGGAATTCCCGTTGTATGGACCTTCATAAACATATTCCAAGCTGCCTTATAGTTTCGAATCGCCATACTAGTTACATCAGTACCAACATTGAATTTATTCAGCCAAGAACGAAGACCGAAAAGAAACTTAGTGCTATCCTTACGTTCAGTCAAATAATCGATTCGATCTTGGACTTGTTTGATGTATAACTTACATTTGTGTAGTTTATACAGCTCTCTATCGATGGCAACCATTTCATTATAAGCAAATCTGGAACCATTAAGATTGTACTCAATGATTCGTTTCTGTTTATCTGAAGGGTAACATCTAACTTTCACACCATAGTGGTACTGATAATCATTCATTGATTTACGCACCTTGTTACCCGTCCTTAGATAAGTAATTTTGAATATATATTATTCGATATCACTATCATATCAATGTGCGAACATATGTTCAAGAAAAAACTAAAAGGAAGTACTACAAACTATATTTTAGACAGGAAGTCTCATAAAACGATAATTCCTCCCAGCATTAAAATACTGGGTTTCCTTATCTTGAGACTCTTATGAAAAAGTTTTATCCGAGTTAACTGGGACATATGACGTACCGACCGTAATTTTGCTTTCGTCTTCGAAAACTAGTAACATGGAGTACATTTCAGCTGGTGCTGTGGTGCATGGAATGGAATTGGCAACTGAAGATCAAGGTGTGGGAGCTAACTATAATATGGCTTGCTTGAGTTCTATTCCAGATTCGGTTCTGCCTGATGGGTTTTCTCCATTATTTGCTTTGACATTGGGAACTACGATTGAGTGTTTTTCTCCAGTAGCCGGATCATTGGATAAGATTAAAACTGATATTTTGAAGTAATATGAAAAAAGTATCAACAACCAAAAAAATGGTCGTCGATACTTTTTCTTTGTCTAAATATTTAATTGTGAATAAGGGACAAATTCTTTTGGCGATTCGAAGTCTCCAAGTCTCTTTTGCAAATGGATTACATCAATCCATTGGTCAAACTTGAATCCTATTTTAGGTAGCAGGCCAACTTGTTTGTAGCCAAGCTTTTCATGAAATGCAATGCTTCCTGAATTTTGGCCGGTTACAATAGCAACTGAACTTGCTACATTTTGTTGAGCTAAAATTCTTTCAATTTCAGCATATAGAGTTTTCCCAACACCTAGTCTCTTGGCATTTTGATCAACATATACGCTAATCTCCGCTGCCCAATCATACGCCTGGCGTTCACTGAAACGATGAGCATATGCGTATCCTACTATTTGGTCTTCATTTTCGGCGACCAAGTATGGATAATCTCGTAATGTTTCGGTGATTCTTTGCTCGAATTCACCAAGTGATGGAACTTCATACTCGAAGGTAATCGTTGTTTCTAATACATATGGAGCATAAATTTTTAACAAGCTTTTAGCATCTCTAAATGTGGCTGGTCTGATTTTCAGCATATGTCTTCCTCATTATTTGTTGTTGAGAAAATCATACAGCAAACTCACCAATTTCTGTTCAAAAAAGGTTTAATCGGTCACATTTTCATGCCCATTTTGGCGTAAGAATCCATTCCCGCCATCCAAAGGTCTTCAGGTTTGATTCCTCGTTCCTTTGCGAAGGCGTTCATCAGCGTATCCATGTCCATCAACTTATATTTTGGCATAGGCTTGTCAGGCTCGAATGCTTGAATCTGCGCCATCATGCCACCGTCTTCGTGCTCGATAATGTGGCAGTGGTACATGTACAATCCTGGTAAATCGAATCTTACTAAGATGCGGACGGTTTCCCCTGGGTTAACGCCGACTGTGTCTTTGAAGCCTGTTTCGTTCGGATATGGAGCTTTTCCATTCCTGCTGATAACCAAGAATTCAGTGCCGTGCATGTGGAATGGGTGCACCATACCGGCGTTTGGGTCATTCGAGTTGACCACGTCCCAGTATTCAGCTTGCCCAACAGGTTGAGTCGCATCAATCCGTCCCATTTGGAATTTCTTGCCGTCAATCATGACCTTTTCGTCCATACCACTCATGACAACTTTACGAATAGGTAATTTAGGATCAACTTCAGGTGCTTTCACGGCGAAAAGTTTTGCTGGTAGTACCGAGTTATCTTTCTCAAAATCGTGAATCTTGAATTTCAACAAAGGTGTGTCGTCACTGAAAAGCGTAACCTAATCCCCCGCTTTATAATCCTTGAAATCAATCACGATTTCCATCCGTTCCGCACAAGTGATCATAACTTTTGTAAACTTAACAGGTTCTGGCAACATGCTGCTATCACCGGCAATTTGAGTAAATGGCAAGTCGTCAGACAAATGCAATCTCCATTCACGACGGTTGGAACCATCAAGAATTCTCAAGCGAAGTTTTTGCGTAGTGACATCAAAATATGGATTTACCGTCCCATTAATCATTGGCGTTGGACCAGTGACACCGTCAGGATTGTAGTCAGCACGATAATCGAGTTGATTGTGCTCATGGAATCTGCGATCTTGTAGCACGACCGGAATATCATCAACCCCATAATTCTGTGGAATTGGTAAATCTTTCGTGTGCTGGTCAGTGACCAATACCATCGTTGCCAATCCATGCCAAACTTGCTCAGCAGTTGAAGGACAAGGATGAGCGTGCAACCAAGTCGTGGCAGCAGGTTGATTCAGAGTGAAATCAATTTGTTTTTCTTCACCAGGATAAACTGGAGCATGGCAACCACCGTCAACATAAGGACCAGTGACAATCAAGCCATGCCAGTGGAAAGTCGTCAATTCTGACAGATGATTTTGAAGTGTCACATGAATATGTTTTCCAGCCGGAAAGACAATTGTTTTACCCAAAATAGAGTTGTTGTAACCCCAAGTCTTAGTCTTCTCACCAGGAAGAATTTGAGTTTCGCCTTCTTCAGCAGTAACAGTGAAATATGCATCTGTGTCGGTTTCTTTATCAGCCTTCAAAACAGGCGGAATAGCCAGTTTATTCTCAGGAACATCAGGAACTTTCAACGGAATATAAGCTCCGTCAATTGTGTCAAAAGCCTTCTTATCATAGAAATAATCAGTATAAATTTTTTCAGCCATGGTAGACCTCCTCTAACCTATAATTCCAGTTTAGCACCGAGATATATCATGTGTTACATAGTTCACAATAAAAAAAGGAACCCAAATGGATTCCTTTTCCGTATTCTTAAAATATCATTTATAGTCTGACGGCGATTGAATTACGCAAATTATTCATTAAGATGAGTGTTCTTATAATCTTTGGTTTGTTGCTTAGCAACAGTCAAATCAGCAAACACTAACGTCACGATCTTTCCAGGATTTTTGCTCCTTATTTCTTCCCAATCAGATGGCTCTGGTAAATCCACAACATCATTTATAACTGTACCAAGTGCATCTGATGCCATATACAATGCCTTAGGTAGTCCATCCCCAAACGTAATAATTTCTGGAAGGTCTGGAAATGTGACGTTGTAGACGCCTTTGCTATTAATTGAATCGTCCAAAATTGCTGGATAACAGACTAAGTTTTGTTTTTGCATTGGAGCCTCCAGGATAAAGTTCTAAAAAATCTGAGTATAATATTTATACCCTTTTTAGTTTCTTAGTGTCAAAGCATAAGGTACGATATAACAACTTAAATATGTGAAGATTAATCTCATGATTAATAAAAAAAAGTCGTATCTATTAGATAAAGACACGACATTCTAAATTATTCAGCTAATTTTGCGATAAATTGTGCAGCTTTTCTGCCTTGGTGAACAATACCTGAAATTGCGGTACCTGAACCTGGATAATATGGTCCAATCCAGCCTCCAGCATTAAGTCCAGCAGCAAACAATCCTCTAATTGGTTTATTGTGGTGATCAAGAACCTGACAATCCACGTTAATCTTCAAGCCACCAATAGCTCCAAGATTTGCCTCTTTGTTTTTGTATACATAATATGGAGCTTCTAATTCATGAATTCCGGTACGACGTCCAAACTCTGGATCAATTCCCTTCGAAGCATTGGCATTCCAGTTGCTCAATGTTAGTCGTAGATTATCGACTGGCACATCAATTAAACTAGCGAGTTCTTCAATTGAGTCTGCCTTCTGAACAACTTTTTTCTCAATATCCTTGGCTAAGGTCTCTTGAGTCCAAACACTGCCTTTTGCTGCCAATGAGTTATCATCGAAAATCATATATGTATGACCACCGAGCTGACTTTCTTGCTGGAAGATTGCACGATATGTGTACGCATATGTTGCATCCTCACAGACGAAACGTTGCCCATTACTGTTTACAAAAATTGATTGCATAGTTGGAACTCGGTCGTCTGTGGCGTTGCCAGTCTTACTGTCAAAGTCAATCGTGCCTCCCATTCCAGCAACTGCAGCTCCTGACATTTGACCCAAAGTAATTCCGTCACCGGTATCTGTAATCATTGATAGACAGGCTCTATCCTGCAGATCATGATATTGTTGAGCATTCAAATCTTTTGCCAAATCCTCATTGTGATCGATACTTGATGTGGCCAAAATAACACCTTTATTGGCACGAATATATCTGTCACCAGTTTCACGATTGCTAAGCACGACACCAACAACATGTTTTGTACCAGGGACTTGAACTAGTGAGACTACTGGAGATTCATAACGTATCTCAGCACCATTCTTCAACGCCGTCTTGAGCAATGTTTGAGTGAGGATAATTCCATCACCCATGCCACCACCGCCATCATAGACGTGAATTCTATCGGCAAAATCAGCATCCTTTACATAAGGAATATGACAGTGACCATAAACGGAAGTCCAATTGATACCTTGATTTGCTAGCCATTCAATATTCTTAGGTGCACCTTCAGCCAAATCTTTGACTAAGTCCTCGTTGATTCGGTTTTCACCTGCAGCAATCCATAAATTAGCATGTTTCTCAGTAGTATCATCTTGATATTTGGTAAATTTCTTCTGATAAGCAGTCCCAGCAGCTTGAATAACACCGCCAGAATAATTAGTGGTTCCTCCAGGAATACCAGCTTTTTCGCAAATCAGAACTGATAATCCGTCTTCAGCAGCTTGAGCGGCAGCGGCAAGTCCTGCACCTCCAGATCCTACGACAACCACATCGTAGGTATAGTCAAATTGCAACCCGTCACTGTAAAAAATTGGTGCACGTGTTGGCGATTTTTTCGGACGGTTAATTCCTTCATTATCGTCTGACTCACCAGGCACGTTTACTGAAGCATCCATTGCCTCAGCTTCACTCAAATCTCCATGATAAACTGCGAGCGCCTTTTTAACAGCCTTCCTAAAATTGGTTGTACTGGAAGAAGCTCCAGAAACTGCATCAATATCGGCAGTTTGATGTTCCCCCATCTTCCGCTTCATTCTATTAATGGCAAGTTCTCCAGGTGTATTAGAAGCAATATTCTCACTTTCAACTTTGGTAATCTTTCCATCTTCAATAGTTACAATTGCCGTAACAGCCCCATGGAAACTGTTAGCAGAACCTTTGTACGTTTGTTCAGACATAAGTATTTCCCCCTCACTCAATTGTGAACGCTTACTTAAGCTTAACATAGGTAAATTTTTCACGTAATGAGAGGATTTATCAAATAAAAAAGACATTCGAAAGTGTCAATTAATAAAATATCTGAGAACTTCATTTTTAGTAAGCGTCTGTCTAATTATCTTGACTTAAAATAAATAGATGCTACTGTGGAAATACAGGCACTAGGTGCCGACCGGATTCTATATCTGGTCTTATTGTTCTTTATAGTGACTTGATCACTGAGAGATTCTTTTGAATCTCTCTTTTTTTGTCCTAAAATTGAAGTTCATACTCAACGACTAATATTTTGATTTCTATTTTTCTACTAAAGGTACAAGCATTTCGCCATGAACTCCATCATCATCCTTACTTGTGATGAATGATGTGTTTGGGCCACCAACATAGGCGTATTCTTCCAAGCTTGGCAATACTTCACCGAATGCTGCACCTTCCAAAGCGTTATAAACACCCATTTGATTGTCAGCTGAAGCCTTGATCACTAGATATTTTCCTGCTGGAAACTCGATTAATCGCTGATCCTCTGCTGCTTCTGAATCATTAGCAACTTCGCGTCCAGCATAGTAGTGAAATTCTCCGTTGATTGCTTCGTTTACTGCGTATTGATTGTCGTTTAGACCATCTAATTTATCTAGTGCTTTGTCTGCATTGATTTTGTCCCAGAACGCTGACTTTTGTTGACCCATTTCTAAGTATTCACCTGTTAAAATTGTTCCTAATCCTAATACTGAAA encodes:
- a CDS encoding M1 family metallopeptidase — translated: MTGITHSFDTFQPTHYDIFIDINRGTKQISGKSVIDGEAKDKQIFIQQKNMEIASVQADGNDVPFNVDNKKEVINITLPKAGETTLAVEYKAPLTDSMMGIYPSYYEVDGEKKELIGTQFETTFARQAFPSVDEPEAKAKFDLAIKFDEKPGETILANMPEVRTENGIHYFDTTVRMSTYLIAFAFGDLQSKQTTTKSGVKVGVFSTKAHEPKELDFALDIAKRSIEFYEDFYQTPYPLPHSWQLALPDFSAGAMENWGLVTYREAYLLLDPDNTALDTKQLVATVISHELAHQWFGDLVTMKWWDDLWLNESFANMMEYVAIDAIEPDWNVWELFQTTDVPAALQRDATDGVQSVHVNVEDPAEIDALFDSAIVYAKGARMLVMMRALVGDDALREGLKNYFAAHKFANAKGSDLWDAIGEAAGMDVASIMNTWLEQPGYPIVRARVVDGNLKLTQQQFFIGDGKEAGRSWKIPLNSNYDVAPKIFGNKEVDLGNYEELRKANGVPFRVNVGNNSHFIVRYDKTLLMDIMDNLDTVDSISQMAILQDLRLLAESRQMSYAAVVPLLKHFADNKSTVVNSAMYRFAYNLRKFITPNTDEEKNLKKLYNNLSAKQLTRLGWSQKADETIDDQLTRPAILNAALYAENPEALKSAHELFEANKDSLATLPADIRIFVLRNEMKNYGSEDLFNDLLDQYRKTTDPSYKSDLCVAITSTKDAKLIAKLIEKFEDADTIKPQDLRAWFSGVLNNADGEQAAWDWLRNDWKWLEDTVGGDMEFTTYITVAMSVFRTPERLQEFKAFFEPKINTPGLTREIKMDISIIESRVGLIQDEKDDVNAAIKLVAGE
- a CDS encoding Fic family protein — translated: MKYLNNTARTHLIISIGSFNNYQSTEYQTKRALDSMSTKSLRQNPDDIAIFNDSLKGIDAIKKVGFSVGGIIAINTSFDSPSDEQPKLPGHLRNGNYNMDDRTAILVSDNNSDAYFPPNIVTKSDLKIIVDKFNSSSKSERDAWRVFAEVAKLQPFQDGNKRTALIAANSAFGALSSGDYLILPTNDLDRAEFTLMLMRFYSAQDNKTEDVAFERMLNVLPNESDRLQELSRPITKENPNKLATRKIKYEFREKKEGPDI
- a CDS encoding cytochrome b5 domain-containing protein, with amino-acid sequence MAEKEFTLEELKKYNGQDGNPAYVAIDGVVYDMTNVKPWAGGKHHGNVAGNDLSEVIPNAPHKKTVLPKLPIVGKLVK
- a CDS encoding nitroreductase; the encoded protein is METLQMISSRKAIRQYSGQISDDQLHEILLAGNAGPVGLGQYNDYHITVIQGQLLPTKVGSL
- a CDS encoding RNA-guided endonuclease InsQ/TnpB family protein encodes the protein MNDYQYHYGVKVRCYPSDKQKRIIEYNLNGSRFAYNEMVAIDRELYKLHKCKLYIKQVQDRIDYLTERKDSTKFLFGLRSWLNKFNVGTDVTSMAIRNYKAAWNMFMKVHTTGIPKFHKKQHSGSFQLPNRYSSKVTTPSLFNGNIRFLDNKRINISLIGRIRVSGSHKRLIVNHSDIRIGTVTVSKDAVENYYISLQLASDTPFVENYNKPGDSIGIDLNTENFLTTSHGDVIDNPRYYRKSKKRLAKLQRILSRRQLRAKKEHRRLLDSKNYQKQRVIIAQLHNKICNRRTNFLHETSTALIKNHDLVVAEELRSKNLLKNHALAMSISDVGWGTFLQMLEYKAEMYGNTFVAVDPKYTTQTCSNCGYVMKGKERLTLSDRTWTCPACAQHHIRDYNAAKNILAKAM
- a CDS encoding GNAT family N-acetyltransferase: MLKIRPATFRDAKSLLKIYAPYVLETTITFEYEVPSLGEFEQRITETLRDYPYLVAENEDQIVGYAYAHRFSERQAYDWAAEISVYVDQNAKRLGVGKTLYAEIERILAQQNVASSVAIVTGQNSGSIAFHEKLGYKQVGLLPKIGFKFDQWIDVIHLQKRLGDFESPKEFVPYSQLNI
- a CDS encoding type II toxin-antitoxin system HicB family antitoxin codes for the protein MQKQNLVCYPAILDDSINSKGVYNVTFPDLPEIITFGDGLPKALYMASDALGTVINDVVDLPEPSDWEEIRSKNPGKIVTLVFADLTVAKQQTKDYKNTHLNE